One window from the genome of Dyella sp. A6 encodes:
- the ftsB gene encoding cell division protein FtsB — MLRWVAVLLLLLLIGLQVMLWSHHGGMPEVNSLHQAVKKQADEDARLLQRNQSLEADVHDLKHGNEAIEARARAELGLIKPGETFYQVIPKSAASAAVPPVDDGTGGH; from the coding sequence ATGCTGCGCTGGGTCGCCGTGCTGTTGCTGCTGTTGCTGATCGGCCTGCAGGTCATGCTGTGGTCGCATCACGGCGGCATGCCCGAGGTGAACAGCCTGCACCAGGCCGTGAAGAAGCAGGCCGACGAGGATGCACGTCTGCTCCAGCGCAACCAGTCGCTGGAAGCCGACGTGCACGACCTCAAGCACGGCAACGAAGCGATCGAGGCGCGCGCCCGTGCCGAGCTGGGCCTGATCAAGCCTGGCGAGACTTTCTACCAGGTGATACCGAAATCGGCGGCCAGCGCTGCCGTGCCGCCAGTCGACGACGGTACGGGGGGGCATTGA